AGagattttaataaagaaaattacaagatatttgttacaaaatgGGTGTAAACTGTAGAAAACTAACTCTGTTGTTCAGaatttaatttaactgtttctAGTGTAGCGAAAAGGAAAATTAGTTACGGGTCGCTACATTAATTGGTCCCGCGAACCGGATAAGGACACCAGCAGGATTATGAGAAATTTCGATCTGGACATTTGTTTAAAGCATACATTGCAATTTGGAGTAAAGATTCGATCTGCAGACAAACGATTGGCTAAATTCTTAATAAATGTGTTGAAGATggaataaaagaaagaaagaaggagtaaactgtaaaaaggaaaataaaattgggCTTGTGAACGAAAAATGCTGGAGTAATGGGTTATATGCTGCTGTTTGATAGGAAAGCAAAACGAAAAAGAGTCagcaaaaattgaaagaaaaattgtTAGATTGATGAAAAGGTTCAAATTTATCAGACAAGTAGTGTTAGGCATTGCCCAGACAGGTCAAAGTAAAGAGTCGTGTGCAAAATTTATGAATGGAATTTCAGTGATATCTTGTTAGCTGAAACACGAGTGTGCCAGTCCAAAAATAATTAGGCGTTGAAATCGGAGACAATATAATCTACTGATCAGTAATAAAAGGTCGTTAAAAAGCATAATTGCTGATGATAATTTCCCTTGGAAATAAATAGGCTAAGTGCTGTAGCAATTATGCAATAAATGCGAGAACTTAAAGGTCGGTGGAAAGGGTCGTCTCAAAAGTAAAGAGGAAGAcggaaaataaacatatttaaaagataaagaaagGTTGAAATGTTAAAAAAGTGAAGATTTGGTTGAATGAATTGTAACTGTGACTAAACAAATATGGAAAAGCAAAAAGACGGCCAGGAGACTATTAGTACGATGTCGTCAAATTCGAATTTACGATATATGAAAAGCGTGAGGAGACGGTTTCGAAATACGTTAAAGGAGGTTGAAAAAGCTACATCATTGTTAACCGCGGAATCTGAGGAATACGAGTTGGATGCAAAAATAAGCAGTGTTTCGTCAAGTATGGAAAAGATTAGCTTATACCGAGAAAAGGCAGAAAATCATAGCGAAAAACTAGTCACATCGATGGTGGAAAGTGAAGAAATTGAGGTAATTGTGGACGATGACTGTAGTTTGTGTTTCCGTGCAATGGACATTTATCTAGAACTAAAGAATTTCTTGAGTAAACTTTATAAGTTAAAGGACAAATTAGAAGAAAAACCACATGAAGAGTCGGACACTCATCTGCTGATTCAACTACAGTAAAATATGCAACAACTACTGTCTTCACAAATGAAGCAACAAGAATTTACAAACAGAAAAGAAGCTGAAAAATTGTCATCAGTTAAGCTACCGAAAATAGATATGATATCTTTCGCCGGTGATAAAACTAAGTGGACTGAATTTTTGGACTGTTTCCAGAGCGCGGTACACAacaataaaatgatatcaaagtCGGACACTCATCTGCTGATTCAACTACAGTAAAATATGCAACAACTACTGTCTTCACAAATGAAGCAACAAGAATTTGCAAACAGAAAAGAAGCTGAAAAATTGTCATCAGTTAAGCTACCGAAAATAGATATGATATCTTTCGCCGGTGATAAAACTAAGTGGACTGAATTTTTGGACTGTTTCCAGAGCGCGGTACACAacaataaaatgatatcaaacaTTGAAAACTTTACCTACCTGAAGAGCAAATTATTCGGTGAAGCAGGAAGGGCGATTGTTGGATTAGCGCTGTCGAGCGAAAATTATACCGTAGCAATggatattttgaagaaaacattTGGCAATTCACAGGAAATAATTGATCTTCACTACAAGGGACTGGTAAACATTCCGTCGGCTACAAACAAAGTTAGCAGTTTGAGATATTTGATAGACAATGTTGATAAACATTTTAGAAGTCTGGAAAGTCTAAATCAAAACGTCAACCAAGACATTATTGTGTCGATCATAAAATCGAAAATACCTGAAGATGTGTTATTGCAGCTTGAAATCATGAAAGATGTCGACGAAAAGTGGACAGTTAGAACTATAAGCAAACGTTTAAATGACTATATTGTAGCGCGTGAAAGGGCAATTAAGGACACGAACAGTACCGACATTAAACAATGACGCTCAGCTACGATGTCATATGAAAAAAAAGAGCGAAGCTTTGGACCGGGAATGAGAAATCGTAAGTCTGAATCTACACCAACACATACGACAGAAGCGTGTGTAGCGGGAGAAAATAGAGCAATTATGCAAATATCTACGAAAGCGTGTAGATACTGCAACGGCGAGCACTGGAGCGATGAATGTAAAAGGTATAAAACAATTGATGAAAGGAAAAAACGGTTGAAAGGATGCTGTTATAAATGTTTGAAAGATAGTCATAGAGCAAAGGACTGTAAAAGCACACGAGTTTGTACGTACTGCAAGAAAGTGAACGTACAACTCAGAAGTTTATGtgacaaaagatttaaaattaatcaaaatcaTGAAAGCGCAAATTTGTCCAATGAAgtggaaaatgttgaaaacacgggaagtgaaaacaaaacattagAAAATGAAGAAACAGGACTTCTATCTTACAATGAAAATGTATTAATGCAAACagcatttacagaaataaaaaatgcaagaaatGGACAAAGTGAACATGTAAGACTTATGCTTGACTACGGAAGTCACCGAACATATGTTTCACAAAGTTTAGCAGATCGTTTGAACCTGGCGGTAAATGGAGAGCAAAACATTCATCTTATAACATTTGGTAGcggaaataaaaaggttatacaAACAAAATCAACGAAGAACGATATTAAACTTCAAAACGGAGAGTACAAGACACTGACTGCAAATATTGTACCCAGCATCACTGGAACTATCAGTAGAAAGGCGGTTAGATTGAAATCACAACCTTAGTTTGACAATCTTACAAAGGATCTTGCATTAGCTGATAATATCCCCACccaaaatgaaacagaaatgctTGATTTGCTAATTGGTAATGACTATTACCTGGACATTGTGCAGACAGAAAAAATCGAAGTTCAGCAAGGACTGTACCTATTAGCGACAAAATTTGGCTGGATGCTTTCAGGGAGAACAGAAGTTACTGATGAATACGATTCTAGTGACATGAACATGTTGATTCTGAACTATGGAAATAACGTAACGAAAACAAATGTATTCACAAAGGCGGACAGTGTAGTTCCAACAAAACCAGATACCGAAGACTTTTGGAATGTTGAATCTATTGGAATAACTACTGAAAGGGAAAACACAGATGATCAAACTATTATGCAACATTTCAAGGATACACTTAAGCGCAAGGACGGGCGATATCAGGTTACATGGCCCTGGAAACGAGATATTGATGAATTGCCGGAAAATCGTGGATTGGCATTAGGGAGACTGAAATCATTAGTTACTCGAATCGAAAGACAACCTGAACTGAAACAGCAATACGATGATGTAATTCAAGACCAGCTTGCAAAGGGCGTTATTGAAAAAGTTGACAGATGTGCAGAGTACGGATATAAACATTATATCCCACACCATATAGTTATCACACCAACGAAAAGTACAACCAAACTTCGAGTTGTTTATGATGCATCAGCGAAGACAAGAGCTGACAACAAAAGTCTGAATGAATGCTTATACAGAGGCCCTGTCAAGCTAAATGACCTCTGTGGAATTTTAATGCGGTTTAGATTACACAAAACTGGTATAGTTGCAGTTATAGAGAAGGCATTTCTGCAAGTGGGATTACAACATTTAGAAAGAGACGTGACCCGATTTCTGTGGCTCAAGGATGTCAATACATCAATAGTAAACGAAGACAATATACAAGAATTTCGCTTCGCAAGGGTGCCGTTTGGCGTAATTTCGAGTCCATTTCTACTGGGTGCCACTATCGAATGCCATCTGGATTCATATGAAAGTGAGATGCATCAATTACGTAAATGGACTACAAACAGTAAATCCGTGAATGCTTCTATACCCACTAAAGATAGGTCAGGGTGTGAAAAGACAAAGGTGCTAGGACACTATTGGAATGTTAAAGATGACACATTTTCTATCAAAGCGCCGATCTTGTTACCTTAAACGTCACAGATTACAAAACGAACAGTGCTAAAACAGATAGCTTCAGTGTATAACCCTCTAGGTCTTTTCTGTCCGATTTTGCTTCGGGGGAAGATACCTCTACAATCATTGTGGTGTAAACATTGTGACTGGGATGATGAACTTGAAAATAGTGACATTCTGTCATGGAAATCGATCAAAgaagattttgtaaatattccaAATTCTCAAATTCCAAGATATGTTGGATTACAAGTTGTCGATGAAAATACAAAAGTACAAAACAGATTGGTTTGCTTCTGCGATGCTTCAAAATATGCATATGCGTGTTGCATTTATCTTATTCGGGgagataaaaatgtaacaaaagggGATCTTGTATTCGCAaagtcaaaatataaaacaaaatatgacgATTCCAAGATTAGAATTATTGGCGATGGTCATAGGAGTTCGTTGCATTGAATTTGTGAGAAAAGAGCTGAAATTAGAAATAGAAGAAACTTACTTGTTCACGGACTCGCAATGTGCATTGAAATGGACAGAAACAGAAAAGGCGTTACCCGTATTTATCAAAAACAGAGTTAAAGAAATAAAACGTCACGGTGACATTTCGTTTAGATACGTATCTACAAAGGAAAATCCAGCAGACTTAGCAAGTAGAGGAGTTACAATGGATCAGCTACAAAACAATCAACTATGGTGGCATGGTCCTAGTTGGTTATCGAAACCGaaaaacaaatggaaaattgACGAAAAATTTGTGATAGCGGAATcaaaattggaaaatactgaGCAAGATGTAGAAACGAAGAAAAATGAACCATTGTTAAAATCTGAAGAGGCGCCTGCTTTAGGTTAAGACAGTAATTCTCCATGCGGAATTAAAAGTGAAAAGTACTCATCTGCAATCAAGCTgttcagagttacagcccttgtcTTACGTTTTATCAAAAGGATAAAGAAACAGAAATGTGAAACTGAATCGATTTCAAGTGATGAATTGTTACATGCCGAAATTTTGTGGATATTACATTTACAGAGAAAGTGCTATCAAGATGTGTAAGAGTCGATAACAAACGGTAAAAAATGTACCGTAAAGCAACAGCTTGGAGTATTCATAGATAAAAATGGTCTGCTCAGATGCAGAGGCAGGCTTGAAAACGCAAATATTAGCGATGCAGCCAGGTATCCTATCCTTTTACCAAAGAAAGATCATATTACACATTTAATCATAGAACGCGCTCATAAACAGCAACTTCATAGTGGATTATCTCAAACGCTGAGTGCTGTGCGATATAAATTCTGGATTCTCAGTGGGCGTGCTACTGTGTGCAGTGTGTTACGTCAATGCATACTGTGTCGGATAATCGAGGGCGGTGCGTACAAGATGCCGCCAATGCCTCCATTTCCAAAGGGACGTGTTACGGAGGCGGTCGCGTTTGAAAAGACAGGTCTTGATTATCTGGGACCCATCTACATAAAGACCTATGGGGAATATAGAAAGGTATGGGTCTGCCTATTCACTTGTTTAGTAACTCGTGCAGTACATTTGGAGACAGTACACGATATGTCAACAGAAAAGTTCGTATTAGCGTTACGGCGATTCATTTCGCAACGGGGATCACCAATGGAAATAAACAGTGACAACGCAAAACAGTTCAAGTTAGCCAGTGACACAATACATTTAATCTGGCAAAACACTATCAAAAGCGATGACGTGCAAACGTATGTATCAAATCATggaataaaatggaattttattgTCGAGCGAGCCCCATGGTATGGTGGTTACTGGGAAAGACTTGTGGGTCTTGTTAAACGATCATTACGCAAATCTCTGGGACGTAGATCATTGACTGATATTCAGTTACAGACTGTTATCAAAGAAATAGAAAGTGTCATCAATTCTAGACCACTTTTATATGTGGACGATGATATAAATTCTAACATTACGTTAACCCCAGGACATTTTCTAACACTGAACCCACGTACGGGCATACCTGAAGCGGATTACGATGATAATGATCCAGATTACGAACCATACGAAAGTTCAAcgacaaaattgttaaaattgtggAATAAGGGACAATTTGGAAAAAAGAATACCTCATTAGCCTTCGTGAAAGGACTCAGTCGGAATTAAAATCATACAGAGTGCAGTCAAGTCTTAAACCTACTGTTGGCGACGTAGTTCTGATTAAAGACGATTTGCCACGGGGATTATGGAAAATGGGAAAGGTGATTAAACTAATAATGTAGAATGTTGGATATTACCGATCAGCCAAATTAAATTTGTCAAATGGTAGAACAATTGGTAGAACACTAAACCATTTATATCCAGTCGAGGTCTCCGATGACCATAATTCAGTGGAACAAATGAAATTATCAAAACCAGTACTAAAACATCCAAACAGACAGAACAAATGCGTCCGCAACGAAAAACAGCGATTATGTCAAGCAAAATAATACAGGAATTAATTGCTAATAAACTGATTAGTTAATAATAAAGTTAGTGAATGTTGACTGGGATTATATAAGATGCTTGAAGAAAAGACtgccatttgcaaaattcttattctacaataaactgaAACCGTATAATACTGTACTTAggcctaaaataaattctttgtttccggtaacatgctaaaaaaatagggtaggtaggtcggattttttttttttttttttttttggaatttttttattaagggagacttttcgaaaattatttttgtgtcaaaaattgaatacaaataggggggttatgcctttagagcatcagtaagttgatttcgaacatcactgaccatgtttaaagcatgacaagttataatattatatgCTTTTACTTAAACAATTATTTCTTTCATTGCGTTTATATTCTTatagttaattattcattaagcaaatataattaaaacatgttttctagTAGATattgttaagtgctgtgtgacgccattttcagcatttttgtttaatttgagaTTTGATATTATCTTCATTTCAGTATATGTTAAATGTAATTTGTACATGTTATGTTACATGTATCTTTCTGTTCTGGCCGGAGTGTCGCGAAGTGCGAgagaaatttgtaatatttactcTACTAACCTAAAACCTAGCTTACAATTTTTTGATAAGCTTATAATTAGCTTTTTCGACAGTATTACTCATAGATTGGCTATTCAGCTTTGCCTCTCTCCAAATTTGGGACTTGCTGTTTGATTTGCACACGGCACTAGTTTTTTTCTGAGAAAGAGATTAGATAAATCCGATATTTAGGCCAGACAACATCTAAAATTTTAAAGagattttaataaagaaaattacaagatatttgttacaaaatgGGAATAAACTGTAGAAAACTAACTCTGttgttcaaaattaaatttaactgTTTCTAGTGTAGCGAAAAGGAAAAATAGTCACGGGTCGCTACATAAAAACATTAAAGCCAACAAGGGAAGAAacattaatagaaaaaaaattaatttggaCTTTGATGAAATTGAATCGGAACTTATCTAATCTCTTTCCCAGAAAAAAACTAGTGCCGTGTGCAAATCAAACAGCAAGTCCCAAATTTGGAAATAGAAAaaggtggaaacttcacaggtcgctcaacacggcaaaaacgaaaatgttgcaggctcggtttgattgagcctgttcatggacggtagtggaaatgcatgctaccgtccaagccctctagccccgggttgagcagaactcaacatttacacatgctaaaagtacaaaaagagacatccgcagatgtattcaaacggcggtgaacatggaaccttcaatgatacacgtgttcaggcgtgtaattccatgaagagcggtgtttggtccccagataaaataatgggtttgccccaaacgagaaaacaatgggcatatAACTTATCTTCACGCGACTTTTGGTCTaacatgtttatctttgtttgttaaaaagttattaaagatACAGTGCCAGTTTCAAGTGACGCAAAAATCGTAGCCGTGCATACaaatgtaattcctgtacaaaacgaacactttacgggatgtttattgatttggacatatacataaatttaagattttatctgttctttctgttatttctaaaaccccattgcaaaaatattttggtacaagcaacattttgttgtttaatgTTGTACACTATATTTTTGTTGTGTGATTGTTCTGccagacatatatatatatatatatcgaggggtgaatgcgagaAAGTtttaagtgcttctttatttatatgcattttGAACTCTTTCGCATTTACCCCtcgatatacatttgtaatatatctcatttagtgattttgcTCTtgcataaaatcattgtttttcgttcagatgcgtactattatatcacaagggcgcagcGCAGTCCTCGTGATAAAATTCCTTtcatctgaattccaaacaatgattatatccagcgacaaatcactaaatgagatattttatttcttaaacaaacgaCGTTCTTAATAATTTGCATATGTGataaacagaaaattcatttTTGCATGAATATGGTTATTAGATTCTACTTTCACCTCgttgtatgaaaaataaaacgccttttgtgaaatgttttattttaatttcattcgatgaaaataaaaacaatatggaTGCATACAAATTTGAATATCTTCTttgcttaaggtattagatcacttatagagaacctcctttttgaagagtattcaattcctaccagaaacctacttttactgcaattcttagagAAGCGtgggttcaagccctactgggaccattttttccccttattttcctttttttcttgtaagtttttacttctttcaagacttattattgatttcttgtacaaaaatggagaaagatgaatcttataa
The Mercenaria mercenaria strain notata unplaced genomic scaffold, MADL_Memer_1 contig_4669, whole genome shotgun sequence genome window above contains:
- the LOC128554044 gene encoding uncharacterized protein LOC128554044, yielding MLDLLIGNDYYLDIVQTEKIEVQQGLYLLATKFGWMLSGRTEVTDEYDSSDMNMLILNYGNNVTKTNVFTKADSVVPTKPDTEDFWNVESIGITTERENTDDQTIMQHFKDTLKRKDGRYQVTWPWKRDIDELPENRGLALGRLKSLVTRIERQPELKQQYDDVIQDQLAKGVIEKVDRCAEYGYKHYIPHHIVITPTKSTTKLRVVYDASAKTRADNKSLNECLYRGPVKLNDLCGILMRFRLHKTGIVAVIEKAFLQVGLQHLERDVTRFLWLKDVNTSIVNEDNIQEFRFARVPFGVISSPFLLGATIECHLDSYESEMHQLRKWTTNSKSVNASIPTKDRSGCEKTKVLGHYWNVKDDTFSIKAPILLP
- the LOC128554045 gene encoding uncharacterized protein LOC128554045, giving the protein MPPMPPFPKGRVTEAVAFEKTGLDYLGPIYIKTYGEYRKVWVCLFTCLVTRAVHLETVHDMSTEKFVLALRRFISQRGSPMEINSDNAKQFKLASDTIHLIWQNTIKSDDVQTYVSNHGIKWNFIVERAPWYGGYWERLVGLVKRSLRKSLGRRSLTDIQLQTVIKEIESVINSRPLLYVDDDINSNITLTPGHFLTLNPRTGIPEADYDDNDPDYEPYESSTTKLLKLWNKGQFGKKNTSLAFVKGLSRN